The genomic DNA TATTAAATCTAAGACTAGGATTAAGGAAGATACTGTTATAGGACTTGTGTTTACTGGCTTTTTTGCACTAGGTTTAGTTCTGATTTCTAAAACACAAAGTTCAGTAGATTTAACTCACATTCTATTTGGGAATGTTCTCGGTATTTCCGATGGTGATATTATCCAAACGATTGTAATTAGCGTAATTGCTTTGGTTACAATCGCTATTTTCAGAAAAGACTTTCTGCTATTCTGTTTTGACCCAACTCATGCTCGTTCGATCGGAATTAATACCGTAGCATTATATTACACGCTACTTTCTTTATTGTCTTTAACTGCTGTTGCTGGATTACAAACTGTTGGGATTATTTTAGTAGTGGCAATGCTCGTAACACCTGGAGCTACCGCTTATTTGTTGACCGATAGCTTTGACTATATGATGTTATTAGCAACTGCTTCTGGAGTTTTTTCTAGTGTAATGGGACTCTATGCTAGCTATTATCTAGATGCCTCAACTGGTGGCTGTATTGTTGTCGTACAAACTTTACTGTTTGTTCTGGCGATGATTTTTGCTCCTAAACATGGTCTGCTGATGCAATCTCGGCAAAATATTTAATTCTGTAATAGCAGCGAAGCGCTTTACAGAAAACGCAATCTCTGTGTATAATTGACCTATTGACCAAAATTTGGAATCATGTCCACTACTTCTTTCCTACCCGAAGCTCTAGCTCGAATTGTAGAGCGTTTTCAGCGCCACTCCGACCCTAAAAGGCGTTACGAGCAATTACTCTGGTATGCCAAGCGACTACCGGAGTTTCCAGAAAGCGATAAATTACCTGAAAATAAAGTGTCTGGCTGCGTCTCTCAAGTTTATATTACAGCCAAGTTAGCGGATGGTAAAGTTTCCTTTCAAGGCGATTCTGACTCTCAGCTAGTTAAAGGGTTAGTAGCGTTATTGGTTGAAGGATTAAGCGGATTAACACCAACAGAAATAACTAATGTTTCTCCCGACTTTATTCAAGATACTGGTCTGAATGTGAGCTTAACTCCTTCCCGCGCTAATGGGTTTTACAACATCTTTCAAATGATGAAAACTAAAGCATTAGCATCCCCCGAAGTCAGCAATTAGAAATTAATTAAATCAAGGGAAAAATAGAAAGCTATGAGCAAAAGTGTATCTTTTATTCCAGCTACCAATAGCAAAGAGAGAGAAATTCAGGAGTATATTTGGAACTGGGAAAATCGACAAATCTCAGTAATTTATGAAAGCCAAGGACAGGGAAAACCAGTATTACTTTTGCCAGCATTCAGCACGGTTTCCTCGCGATTAGAAATGCAGCCTTTGGCGACCTTATTAGCTCCCCAGTTTCAAGTTATTACCTTAGACTGGCCAGGATTTGGTGACTCATCACGCCTTGCACTTAACTATCAACCGCCATTATATCATCAATTTTTAAAGGATTTTATCGAGGCTGTTTTTAACACTCCCATATCAGTAATTGCCGCCGGTCATGCTGCGGGTTACGTGATGGACTTAGCTCAAAAACAGCCTAATTTTTGGTCAAAAATTGTTTTAGCCGCTCCAACTTGGCGAGGGCCTTTACCAACAGCAATGGGAGAACATCGCAGTTGGTATGGAATATTGAGAGAATTAGTAAGATCGCCCTTTCTAGGTCAGTTGCTCTACAAACTCAACACCACCCCTTCTTTCCTGAAATTTATGTACCGCCGCCACGTCTACGCCGATCCCGATAAAGTTACAGCCAGTTTTATTCAACAGAAATCGCAAATAACACAGCAACCTGGTGCAAGATTTGGTTCTGCTGCTTTTGTGACTGGAACATTAGATCCCGCACAGAAACGAGAGCAATTTATAGCAAATTTTGAACAATTAACAGTTCCAGTAATGGTTGTAATCGGCGAAAATACCCCACCCAAATCAAAAGCTGAAATGGAAATATTAACTGAATTGCCAGGAGTACAAACGCGAGTTATTCCCGGTTCTTTAGGGCTACACGAAGAGAATGCAGAAGCTTTGTCAGCAGCCGTGAAATCTTTTCTATAAGTAGCTATAAGAATTTTGAGCCTTATAGCTGGATCAACAGCGGCTAAAGGTTCTGCTTCTGCTGGTGGGAACTGTTTAGAGTTCAAATAAATATAAGTTGAATGAAACTGGGCGAAGATCGGCCAGCTTAAAAAATCTCCCTTTTAAGGACTCAAATGAGCAGTAAGCTTTGCCAAAGCTTCCTGTACTGCTACTGGTAATTGGCGCATAATCTTACCCTTCTCGCGATCGACTCCCACCAAAGTTACCTGGGCACTCACATATAATTCCTTACCATCAGGAGATTGAATTTCGTAGTCCCAAAGCAGCCTCACACCCTCGCTAGCACTCATCCGCGTTCTAACTGCAACTGTTTGGCCCATCTGCACAGCTCGATGGTAGCGTACAGAAAGTTCCACCACAGGTAGTTCCAAACCTTGCGTTACCCAGTCTGCATAATCAATCCCAATGGATCGCAAACTTTCCACCCGCGCCTCTTCCATCCAGGCAATATAAGTCCCATGCCAAACAATACCACCGTAGTCAGTATGGTGAGGGTAAACCTGCACGAGATGTTCAAACCAACCACTATCCCGATGAGGCAAATTTTGGATAGGGCCAGAGGGTGCTAGTTCCGGTTTTGATTGATCGTTATACACCACGTTACAAATCGTTCCAAAAAGCTACATTTCTACAAATCATAAGTCAGTTTTCAGGCCTATGCTTGATTGTAAAAGGTTAGGGCAATTAGCTCCTACTTAAGGCCGTAAAGTGTACATAACTTGTTGTCATTCCAAAACAAACCCATGATAGAAAAAATTTTAGTAGCTGTAGCTGGTCGTGGCTTGTGCGAAGAGATGTTTAATATGTTGATGGACATCCCATCGCTGCAACGGGCATCTGTTACAGTCCTGCACGTTGTACCCCCTCAAGTCACTGCCGATGGCATGGCCGAGAAATTAAAAGAGGGAGGGGAAATCCTCGCACAAGCAGTGCAATCTTTGAAGGTAGATCCCAACAAAGTCAATCCCCGCCTGAGACAGGGAGATCCGAAAACCATAGTTTGTGAAGTTGCCGAAGAAGAGAAATCCGACTTGATCATTATGGGTTCGCGGGGACTAGGACGCTTGCAATCCATTCTTGAAAACTCTGTTAGTCAGTACGTCTTCCAGTTAACATCGCGACCCATGCTGTTAGTGAAAGACGATACCTATGTAAAAAAAATCAAGCGCGTCATGGTAGCGATCGACAAATCCGATGCTGCTCTAGAATGCTTGAAACTGGCACTTGCCCTGCTGAAAGAGGTTAGTGGTGGGCAGGTAATTTTAGTTCATGTCACCAAAGATTTGACCGGAAAAAGCACCGAAGACTTAACGCCCAATGCAGAAAAAGACCCTATTTTAGCACCCGCTGTTGCAGAGGTAAAAAAAATGGGAGTCAGCTACCGCTGTGTTACTGCCACAGGCAAACCAGGAGAAACAATCTGTCGGCTCGCAGAAGATTTGAGTGTAGACTTGTTGCTTCTGGGTTCTCCCGATCGCCGCCCCAATATTGCCAAAAGCTTTTTGGATCTCGATCGCCTGCTAGGAAATTCTCTTTCTGACTACGTGCGCGTTTATGCTAAGTGTCCCGTACTCCTAGCCCGTACAGTTGGATAGATAGCTATGCTAGGGACTAGGGGCTAGGGGCTAGGGGCTAGGGAAGAAGGAAAGAAGGGAAGAAGGGAAGAGAATAAGCGGGTTCCAGCCATGAGCGAGTGTCCTAACTGCCCTAAAGGTTGCTATAACTAAAATTACCAAAAAAGCGCCAAATGCGTATTGCTTTGGCGCTTTTTTGGCAATGAAAGACGTAGCAAAAATGCTAGCTATCCTTTCTACCTTCGCGGCTAGCCGTTTGAATGTAAAGAATGAGTAGAAAAACGCTTGGAACTAGCACGAACAAAATCGATGCAATAAATCCTAACTCATTAACTTGCATGATCCCCAGCCTCTATCTGATAATTAAAAAACTAACAAGACTAGGATATCATCTGTGCGTCACGGCTTAGTTTTCACACTTACCGGGCCATTGACTAAAGTTTGACAGGCTAAACGATAAGTCGGGGGCTTTTTCTTCAGCTTGCGATTTTCTACATCAGTCCGAGGAGAGAGATGTTCCATCCCTTCCACGATTTCCACAATACAGGTGCCACATTGGCCGTAACCCCCGCAATTCATCATCTTTCCTGAAAAAGTGTACAAGTCTACCCGGTTTTCCAGGGCCTTGAGCCTCAAATTCGCTCCGTCTGCTGCAATCACTTCCCGATTTTCTTTGACAAACTTGATATTGCCCATTGCGAATTCCTAACTTGGTTAACAGGGTCTTTATTACAAAATATTAAATAATATGTCAGGTCTTAATGGGGAGATGGGGGGCGGGGGGGCGGGGGAGCGTGGAGATGGGGAAGATGGGGGAGATGGGGAGGATGGGGAGGATGGGGAGGATGGGAAGATGGGGAAGGTAGCCATGAGCCATTAGCCATGAGCAATTAGCCATTAGCCTGTCTTCCATTAGCCATTAGCCATGAGCAATTAGCCATTAGCCATTAGGACTTACGCTCATGGCTCCAGAAACCGGGTTTTTGACAGAATCTCTGGGTCAGGGCGAAGTATTTTCCGAAAAAACCCGGTTTCTTTGGTTGGGTGCCAAAGTCCTGTGAATGCTAACGCACAAGAAAAGCAAAATTCTCCTTATCCTCCCCATCTCCCCTGCTCCCCCGCCCCCCGCTCCCCCATCTCCCCTTAAGGAGTATCGGAAAGGTCGTTACCAGGAAGATTAGTAACAGCTCGTTCCAGGGCCGACAGAGCACGGTTGTAGCCAATAATTGCTAAAAGTCGGTTCCTCTCAGACCTGGTTAAATCCGTTTCAGCCTGAATCACATCCGTCTGAGTACCCACGCCGGCTTGAAAGCGGAGCC from Kamptonema formosum PCC 6407 includes the following:
- a CDS encoding metal ABC transporter permease gives rise to the protein MIDIWQWFMAPLAHEFMVKAVLVSMLVGVVCSVLSCYMTLKGWALMGDAVSHAVMPGVVIAYLLNIPLAIGAFVFGVGSVVAIGFIKSKTRIKEDTVIGLVFTGFFALGLVLISKTQSSVDLTHILFGNVLGISDGDIIQTIVISVIALVTIAIFRKDFLLFCFDPTHARSIGINTVALYYTLLSLLSLTAVAGLQTVGIILVVAMLVTPGATAYLLTDSFDYMMLLATASGVFSSVMGLYASYYLDASTGGCIVVVQTLLFVLAMIFAPKHGLLMQSRQNI
- a CDS encoding SufE family protein, which encodes MSTTSFLPEALARIVERFQRHSDPKRRYEQLLWYAKRLPEFPESDKLPENKVSGCVSQVYITAKLADGKVSFQGDSDSQLVKGLVALLVEGLSGLTPTEITNVSPDFIQDTGLNVSLTPSRANGFYNIFQMMKTKALASPEVSN
- a CDS encoding alpha/beta fold hydrolase, with amino-acid sequence MSKSVSFIPATNSKEREIQEYIWNWENRQISVIYESQGQGKPVLLLPAFSTVSSRLEMQPLATLLAPQFQVITLDWPGFGDSSRLALNYQPPLYHQFLKDFIEAVFNTPISVIAAGHAAGYVMDLAQKQPNFWSKIVLAAPTWRGPLPTAMGEHRSWYGILRELVRSPFLGQLLYKLNTTPSFLKFMYRRHVYADPDKVTASFIQQKSQITQQPGARFGSAAFVTGTLDPAQKREQFIANFEQLTVPVMVVIGENTPPKSKAEMEILTELPGVQTRVIPGSLGLHEENAEALSAAVKSFL
- a CDS encoding acyl-CoA thioesterase, encoding MVYNDQSKPELAPSGPIQNLPHRDSGWFEHLVQVYPHHTDYGGIVWHGTYIAWMEEARVESLRSIGIDYADWVTQGLELPVVELSVRYHRAVQMGQTVAVRTRMSASEGVRLLWDYEIQSPDGKELYVSAQVTLVGVDREKGKIMRQLPVAVQEALAKLTAHLSP
- a CDS encoding universal stress protein; protein product: MIEKILVAVAGRGLCEEMFNMLMDIPSLQRASVTVLHVVPPQVTADGMAEKLKEGGEILAQAVQSLKVDPNKVNPRLRQGDPKTIVCEVAEEEKSDLIIMGSRGLGRLQSILENSVSQYVFQLTSRPMLLVKDDTYVKKIKRVMVAIDKSDAALECLKLALALLKEVSGGQVILVHVTKDLTGKSTEDLTPNAEKDPILAPAVAEVKKMGVSYRCVTATGKPGETICRLAEDLSVDLLLLGSPDRRPNIAKSFLDLDRLLGNSLSDYVRVYAKCPVLLARTVG
- the psbM gene encoding photosystem II reaction center protein PsbM codes for the protein MQVNELGFIASILFVLVPSVFLLILYIQTASREGRKDS
- a CDS encoding 2Fe-2S iron-sulfur cluster-binding protein, which codes for MGNIKFVKENREVIAADGANLRLKALENRVDLYTFSGKMMNCGGYGQCGTCIVEIVEGMEHLSPRTDVENRKLKKKPPTYRLACQTLVNGPVSVKTKP